In Cinclus cinclus chromosome 13, bCinCin1.1, whole genome shotgun sequence, a genomic segment contains:
- the ATOSA gene encoding atos homolog protein A produces the protein MKPERDTLDEYFEYEAEEFLVSLALLITEGRTPEYSIKGRTEGFHCPPAQSSQPPATKHECSDKLAQCRQARQTRSEVMLLWKNNIPIMVEVMLLPDCCYSDEGPTTEGNDLNDPAIKQDALLLERWILEPVPRQSGDRFIEEKTLLLAVRSFVFFSQLSAWLSVSHGAVPRNILYRVSAADVDLQWTFSQTPTEHVFPVPNVSHNVALRVSVQSLPRQSNYPVLTCSIHTNLSFYEKQMQERKFHQRSDPSAAQQCSAPSPQRFRGKQTWTMTPEGLLNGKKMPEFTTSFRNFKLYPSTRRGSDFGASQSKVQCYNATADSKTQSHETPVRTLKSYSLADSRVSNSHCSHRPPGETNPLIGSLLQERQEVIARIAQHLIHCDPATSPVVAGRPFTTHENISATPKAFRSTFEEENLPRKSKESSPVPAANVDNAIQEDGSEGKTRAVPEVTLLDARVPGNRCDRQSAGESNPLIDSLLQERQEVIARIAQHLIHCDPATSHVAGRPFKVHEASPVTSKVFRSTYEDENLLKKGKEPSFVSFAKSNLSSLADSSKSGTKTPDTPINPSRFDRELKTSLKVQARRKLVLVKPSEAVQNAFHQTSNKPSHAFSSIHASPSCIKENKSEVPDKLEIHSGYAQKDQITNRFKQGSNSSSIDEQICTNKLKERTVVSENNGTDSFNNLQVEKCRILEGTKKATVMLVSDSLHKNELKCLDRDSKKTNIYEQNTQLVSIENYLNKDHDSFKNKTKQDKTKTAHDENEDPTGLDFQSTSQKKPAEDNAVKCERQKNPDVQKAPSLKHTNSCRKHNFRSLDGTSTKAFHPRTGLPLLSSPVPQRKTQSGCFDLDSSLLKCLSARSPQQCINRDGDPDSHGKPFLSSSAPPVTSLSLLGNFEESVLNFRLDPLGVVEGFTAEVGASGVFCPTHMTLPVEVSFYSVSDDNAPSPYMGVITLESLGKRGYRVPPSGTIQVTLFNPNKTVVKMFVVIYDLREMPANHQTFLRQRTFSVPVRREIKRTVNKENSHQTEERLLRYLIHLRFQSSKSGKIYLHRDVRLLFSRKSMEVDSGAAYELKSYTESPTNPQFSPRC, from the exons ATACTTTGGATGAATACTTTGAGTATGAAGCTGAGGAGTTCCTGGTCTCTTTGGCCTTGCTGATCACTGAGGGCCGGACACCAGAGTACTCGATCAAGGGCAGGACAGAGGGCTTTCACTGTCCCCCAGCACAGTCAAGTCAGCCACCAGCAACTAAGCATGAATGCAGCGACAAACTGGCTCAG tGTCGCCAGGCCAGGCAAACCAGATCTGAGGTTATGCTTCTGTGGAAGAACAATATTCCAATCATGGTAGAAGTGATGCTACTTCCAGACTGTTGCTATAGTGATGAAGGGCCCACCACAGAGGGGAATGATTTAAATGATCCTGCCATCAAACAAGATGCATTGCTGTTAGAAAGGTGGATTTTGGAACCAGTTCCTCGACA GAGTGGAGATCGATTTATTGAAGAGAAGACCCTTTTATTGGCTGTTCgctcctttgttttcttctctcagctGAGCGCGTGGCTGAGCGTTTCACATGGTGCTGTTCCCCGAAACATCCTGTACAG GGTGAGCGCTGCAGATGTGGACTTGCAGTGGACATTCTCCCAGACACCTACTGAGCACGTCTTTCCTGTTCCGAATGTTTCTCACAATGTGGCCTTGAGGGTCAGCGTACAGTCCTTGCCCAGGCAATCCAACTACCCAGTTTTGACCTGTAGTATTCACACCAACCTTAGCTTTTATGAAAAGCAAATGCAAGAGCGTAAGTTCCATCAGCGCAGCGatcccagtgctgctcagcagtgcagTGCTCCCAGTCCACAGCGTTTTCGTGGGAAACAGACATGGACAATGACACCTGAAGGCCTACTTAATGGAAAAAAGATGCCTGAATTTACTACATCTTTTAGAAATTTCAAACTCTATCCATCTACCCGACGTGGATCTGACTTTGGGGCATCGCAGTCTAAAGTTCAGTGCTACAATGCCACAGCAGACAGTAAGACACAATCTCATGAAACACCGGTCAGAACTTTGAAATCCTATTCTCTAGCTGATTCCCGTGTTTCAAACAGTCATTGCTCTCATCGGCCCCCAGGAGAAACCAATCCTTTGATAGGCTCTTTACTTCAAGAGCGACAAGAAGTCATTGCAAGGATTGCTCAGCACTTGATTCACTGCGATCCAGCTACTTCACCAGTTGTTGCTGGGCGTCCATTCACCACACATGAAAACATCTCGGCTACACCAAAAGCTTTTCGGAGTACTTTCGAAGAGGAGAACTTGCcaaggaaaagcaaggaaagctcccctgttcctgctgccaaCGTAGACAATGCAATACAGGAAGATGGTAGTGAAGGCAAAACTAGGGCAGTGCCAGAGGTCACACTGCTCGATGCCCGTGTTCCAGGGAACCGCTGTGACCGTCAGTCAGCAGGAGAGAGCAACCCCCTGATCgattccctgctccaggagcgGCAGGAGGTGATAGCAAGGATTGCCCAACATTTGATTCATTGTGATCCAGCTACTTCCCATGTTGCTGGACGTCCATTCAAAGTGCATGAGGCTAGTCCAGTCACGTCAAAAGTTTTCAGAAGTACATATGAAGATGAAAATTTGCTGAAGAAAGGCAAGGAAccatcttttgtttcttttgctaAATCAAATCTTTCTTCGTTAGCAGACAGCAGTAAATCAGGGACAAAGACACCTGATACTCCTATCAATCCGTCTAGGTTTGATAGAGAATTGAAGACTTCTCTGAAAGTCcaagcaagaagaaaattggTTTTAGTAAAACCCAGTGAAGCTGTCCAAAATGCATTTCATCAGACTTCAAATAAACCTTCTCATGCATTTAGTAGCATTCACGCATCACCATCatgtattaaagaaaataaatctgaagtTCCAGATAAATTGGAAATACATTCTGGTTATGCACAGAAAGACCAGATAACCAATAGATTTAAACAGGGTTCAAATTCCAGCAGCATTGATGAACAGATTTGCACAAATAAACTTAAAGAAAGAACAGTTGTTAGTGAGAACAATGGCACAGACAGTTTTAATAATTTACAGgtggaaaaatgcagaatacTTGAAGGTACAAAAAAAGCAACTGTGATGCTGGTATCTGACTCTTTGCACAAAAATGAGCTCAAGTGTTTAGATAGAGActccaaaaaaacaaatatttatgagCAAAATACTCAGCTTGTTagtattgaaaattatttaaataaagaccATGACagtttcaaaaacaaaaccaaacaagataaaacaaaaactgCACATGATGAGAATGAAGACCCAACGGGCCTCGATTTTCAAAGCACTTCTCAGAAGAAACCTGCAGAAGACAATGCAGTTAAGTGTGAGCGGCAGAAGAACCCAGACGTACAG AAAGCACCGTCTCTAAAACACACAAATTCATGTCGGAAACACAATTTTCGATCCCTGGACGGAACTTCAACCAAGGCTTTTCATCCCAGAACTGGACTGCCTCTGCTTTCAAGTCCT GTTCctcaaaggaaaacacagtCTGGGTGCTTTGATCTGGATTCATCATTATTGAAATGTCTGTCTGCAAGAAG CCCACAACAATGTATAAACAGAGACGGTGATCCAGACAGCCATGGGAAACCATTTCTAAGTTCTAGTGCTCCACCAGTAACAAGTCTAAGCCTTCTGGGAAACTTTGAG GAATCTGTCCTGAATTTCCGCTTGGACCCACTGGGTGTCGTGGAGGGTTTCACAGCAGAGGTGGGAGCAAGTGGAGTCTTTTGTCCCACGCACATGACTCTGCCAGTTGAAGTGTCATTCTACAGCGTTTCAGATGACAATGCGCCCTCTCCTTACATG gGTGTAATTACTTTAGAGTCCCTTGGTAAAAGGGGTTATCGGGTACCGCCTTCAGGAACAATACAAGTG ACCTTATTTAACCCTAACAAAACTGTGGTGAAGATGTTTGTGGTGATCTATGACTTGAGAGAAATGCCAGCTAATCATCAAACATTCCTACGGCAAAGAactttttctgttcctgtgaGACGAGAAATCAAGCGAACTGTCAATAAAGAAAACAGTCACCAGACTGAAGAAAGGCTACTACGCTACCTCATACATCTGAG GTTCCAGAGTTCTAAATCTGGAAAGATCTACCTCCACAGAGATGTAAGGCTCCTATTCTCTCGGAAATCCATGGAAGTTGATAGCGGCGCTGCATATGAACTCAAATCTTACACTGAATCTCCAACAAATCCTCAGTTTTCACCAAGATGCTAG